The window atgactggattacttcattaaaccggatgttccaagatcttgaagcttgctttagtccataaatggaccgactgagcttgcacactagatgctctttgcctttttcaatgaacccttctggttgcttcatatggatgttctcttcaagacttccattaaggaaagctatcttgacatccatttgccaaatctcataatccatatgagcagcaatggataagagtatccggatagacttaagcatggctaccggtgaaaaggtttcctcataatcgattccctctttctgagtgtaccctttcgcaacaagcctagctttgaaggtttctaccttcccgtctatccctcttttccttttgtaaatccacttgcatccaacggcttttataccatcaagtggttctacaagctcccagaccttattagagtacatagactctatttcagaattcattgccttttgccaagatccatctatatcttggagtgcttcatatgttcatggatcaggttcatgtttgcccggatcaagtccaagactctcccaaaacatgaatctttcagttgccttacaacctcccactacgacgaggcactgcgtggttgtgtatcatgtgtgacacgtgttgcgctcttgtggtacttcatcttgtcttgttgctgaagtagacatgtcctctaagttcttccaaaacaactttactcgggcttgtgatccattatatagtcttcttctaaaacgggcattggtgctaacaatgaccttttggtctttaggactataaaataaaccacctttcgttcctttgggatatcttacaaacacgcgaacttctgtacgggattctaacttatcagcatctggtttcagcacatgtgctggactaccccaaatccgaatatgtcttagacgcccattccacaattctatgggagtagaagaaactgatttagaaggtactaagttcggaacataaCTGTCGTTTccggagcatatccccaaaacgaatttggtaattctgaataactcatcattgatctaaccatctccataagagtcctattccttcgttctgctacaccattctgttggggtgttccaggtgcagacaattgggattgaatcccggcctctgataagtaattcctaaactctcctaagaggtattcgccaccacgatcagaccgtagtgtcttgatacttttacctagtcgtttctccacatcagccttgtattctttgaacttatcaaagcactcggacttgcggcgcattaggtaaatgtatccatatcttgaataatcgtctatgaaagagacaaaatattcaaaacctcctcttgcttggacagacataggaccacacaaatcagagtgaaccaattctaacacttctttggctctataccccttggccttgaacgaccttttggtcattttaccttctaagcaggattcacaagttggaaaattttccaactctaatgaactcaaaagtccatcggctataagcctctgaatcctacttaagttaatatgaccaagccttagatgccaaagatatgcttggttcatttccgaaggttcttttctcttattagaattagaagatgagttataaatttccaagtattgctttgtggaagaaattggatttaaagtatacaaattgccaactaatgcaccagaacagataatcactttatttcttttaataactacatcgttactaaaggaaactgaatatccatctaaaaacagtttagaaactgaaattaaattctttctaaaactgggtacataaagacaatttcttaaaatcaaatttctatttctactaaaagataagtagacgtctcccactgcaacagctgccaccttagtagcattgcccatgtagacggtaatttctccttcagatagtcgtcgggtttcctggaacccctgcaaagaattgcagacatgatcagtggctcccgtatctacacaccaggtgctggtagataacaccgctaaacatgtttcaacaactagagcatgagatatacctttgttttggttcctacgaggacagtccgccttccaatgtcctgactgcttccagatgaagcacttgcccttcggcttcttcactccaatcccgtactctgagatttattcactttctttgctgagccagcttgtttcttcttcttctttcctttcggtttagaagtagaaccattttcagcaaagtgaatttgagaattgtgacgaaataatccttctgctgcttgaagttctgtcagtagttcccctaatgaataaatccttttattcatattatagttcaggcggaactgctcaaaacttctaggtagcgtttggaggatcatatcgatctgggtttccccatcaatttctcctccaaggatctgtatctcgttcagataagccatcatctttaggatatgatcccttacaggagtaccctcttgcatggtggctgtcattatctttctcatagcttcttgtctagaagccctatcctgatgaccaaagagctccttgagattgttcataatatcataagctgttggtaaatcttgatgttgatgttgcaatacatttgacattgaagccaaaatgtaacaccgcgccatctcatctgcctttacccatctcttatgatattcaatctcctcttgggtagattcaccagtgggtgcatcagggcactgctcagtcagtacaaatttatagctttcagcagtaagaacaatgtccaggtttcttttccaatctatgtaattaggtccagtaagtctattctgttgaagtatgatggacagtgggttgaaagtcatcctaagaatcacaaataacttttggtcagaactctaaatttagaataatattgattcctcaaacaatactattttaaattaaccaacacctcataacaccgtgaattttgtatgccacgttagtgtggacgcatacaaattcaacatttgtaaaaggagggttttaacccattaattttattatcttgtcaacctaacttttgacaaataaaattaatagttggtattatttggtcacacaaataatagcagtgactccgttggggaggatactattggatgtgtctaagtgtataccattacttgacactaagtccattaataagattatgtcccttccgttggggaagatcacacgctcttaattaacttcctatagtcatccataaatggaagtctgttctagtgatccgcaaacaagctcatccgttatggaggaaggcactcagagccaacgcgcaagcttgtttgcatcacttacaaaccagtaatggagaccatgggatttatttaaaaatccctctcccacttagttatttataaatgaggaattttaactatgctagcctactttacttgtaaactaacatgcacacacaacacaatataaaagcaataaatagaaaatctaatttcaactattatgacttttatctttagttgtcctccgtgtgttgtcatcccaagctgctgccatatttggccaccgccaccgggtctagctgtcgcatccatcttgctcctcgtttcgctgcgcctctggtccttagaaggttccacgctttgcaagattcgatccgcgacataaatagaattttacatttttgatcctatattccataaaaggaatgtacatgtatctagatcaaaaataaaatcctaataaaactaaatacagctcctgctgtattttaatacaatcatgcacacacatataaatgcccttgacatgtccaagggtccaatcacacacataataactaaaagccataatagttggatcctgcatccacaaagttagcacatcctactattatcctgcctaaattatgtatgacatgtgcataattaaactaaataccaaatacacagaggcaaaaccctagctctgataccaattgttggttgctactcggaaaacctataggttccactgtacaaaaattttgtacaaaggtctgaaccttttcctagctaccatgtgttcttttaaattaaattttggatcgcctgcggaacttaacacgtttgatccaaaacttaatctatttgttcttttaggttttgacttggatctcctgcgaaacttaacacgttcaacccaagtctccttaagttattaattccattaaatattaatttccataattggttcccagtactgacgtggcgaggtacatggccttcttggatatgggagcaaccaccaccgactagacaaaaccttttatagaaagataatatttaatttcctaaaataactttaggttaaccaaagagaacaatcaaatcacaaggaaaagaaaaaacaaaagaacacaacttcgaaaaacatattcgaaattctagaacgtaagcctcttgtatttggtattatttccataaataactagcatgatgcggaaagaaaaattactagttataccttgtagaaaaacctcttgatcttctaccgtattcctcttctaacctctgacgttgtgtgggcaacgatctaccgagatgagaaaccaccaaccaccttcttctcctccaagcaaggttcggccacaaaggaaaacttcaccaaggagaaaaaccaaaatactaaccaagctccaagagatgctagctttctctccttcttcttcttcttcttctccgagttgtatccggccaccacaagagctccaatggaagagaagggttcggctaccacaagaggaagagagggagaggatggccggccacaccaaggaacaaaagagggagagaaataatagatgttgtgtcttgtgaaggcaccctcaccccttcttttatattccttggcctaggcaaattaggaaatttaattacaataaaatttccttaattcccttgtcatgatttaattgagaaaaataaaataatatttccccaattaatcaatgatggccggccacatcaatgggaagcaaattggacaagtttcaatcaacaattaaaactttccttatttgtttccggaaattttaaaaataaaatttctcttcaaaaaatctcttcatgattaataaaaagaaatttccataattttaattttacaacatgtgaataatttttaaagagaaaataaaatatctcaccaatctacaaataaggaaagagatctaatctctttctttaatcttttgtaaattttacaagagagataatttaatttaaatcctctttaataaattatttcttccacataataaaaattaaaattgaaattatttttaatttattttggccggccttactagcttgggttcaagctagggccggccacccaatattatacctaggccggccctagcttgttcccaagctagcttggccggcccctattgggtgggtatagaaggtgggtataggtgggtatagaactctataaataagaggctacgatagggaccgagaggaggaattggttttggtctcctgataaaattaa is drawn from Zingiber officinale cultivar Zhangliang chromosome 1B, Zo_v1.1, whole genome shotgun sequence and contains these coding sequences:
- the LOC121997337 gene encoding uncharacterized protein LOC121997337 — encoded protein: PLSIILQQNRLTGPNYIDWKRNLDIVLTAESYKFVLTEQCPDAPTGESTQEEIEYHKRWVKADEMARCYILASMSNVLQHQHQDLPTAYDIMNNLKELFGHQDRASRQEAMRKIMTATMQEGTPVRDHILKMMAYLNEIQILGGEIDGETQIDMILQTLPRSFEQFRLNYNMNKRIYSLGELLTELQAAEGLFRHNSQIHFAENGSTSKPKGKKKKK